GGTCCGGTGGCCGAGGCCGTCGAGCCGCTGGCCGAGTAGCGGCGAGGGCCGAACCGCGGGGTCGAGCTCAGCGGGGGATCGCCGCGAGCTCTGCCGCCCCGGCGGGCACCACGATGTCGGCCCAGTCGTCGTGCTTCTTCACGTAGGCGCGCACGTAGGGGCAGACGGCCACGATCGAGAGCCCCTCTGCTCGGGTCGCGTCGAGCGCCTCCCGCACCAGCTCGGCAGCGAGCCCCTGGCCGGCGAACGCGTCGTCGACCTCGGTGTGGAAGAAGACCCGCTTCTGCTGGTCGGTGTCGACGAACTGCGTGAGGCCGGCCTGCTCGCCGTCGACATCGATCTGGAAGCGGTCGGACTGCTTGGTGACGGTATGCACCCTGCCATTGTGCGGAGTCGGGCTGCTGCGTGTCGATGAGCCGTCGGCGCGTCGCGGCGCTGTGCGCGCCGCCGCCAACCGGCCCCGTGGCACGGTGACCGGATGCATCGGGTCGGACTACCGCGGAACCGGTTGACGACGGCAGACTCGGAGCATGAGCCACCGGATCGCCGTCGTCGGAGCCGGCGTGATCGGGCTGTCGATCGCGCACGAGCTCGCCGCCGCAGGCAGCGACGTCACCGTGCTGACCGACGCCGAGCCGCTCGAGACCACCTCCGCGGTCGCCGGCGCCGTCTGGTTCCCCTACGCCGCCGAGCACTCGCCAGCGGTCGACGCCATGCTCGGGGCCTCGCTGCGCCGCTTCCGTGCCGTGGCCGACGATCCCGACGCGGGCGTCGACATCCGCTCGGGCATCATCATCGAGCGCACACCCACGCCCGATCGCGCATGGACGGCGTGGGCAGAGGCCTCGCCGGCCGACCCGAGCGAGCTGCCGGCCGGTGCGACCGGCATGCGCACGAGGGTGCCGCTCGCGACCATGTCGCAGTACCTGCCGTGGCTGCAGGCGCAGTGCGAGGCGCTCGGCGCGCGCATCGAGCGGCGGGTCGTCGACGACGTGGATGCCCTGGCACGAGACTTCGACACGGCCGTCGTGGCCGCGGGGGCGCGCGGTGGCGAGCTGCTGGGCGACGACGACACGGTGGTGCCGATCCGCGGGCAGGTGGTGCGGGTGGCGAACCCGGGCTTCTGGGAGTTCCGCATCGACGACGATGCGCCGGGCGGCCTCGCCTACGTGCTGCCGCGCCGCGACTGCCTCGTGCTGGGTGGCACGCACGAGGCGGGCCAGACCTCGCTCGAGCCCGACCCCGAGATCGAGGCGGCGATCATCGAGCGCTGCACGGCGCTCGTGCCGGCGATCGCCGGCCAGCCGATCCTCTCGCGCGCCGTGGGGCTGCGTCCGGGCCGTGAGCGGCTGCGCATCGAGGAGGTGCCGGGCCGCGCCCTGCGGGTCATCGCCGCCTACGGGCACGGCGGGTCGGGCATGACGCTGTCCTGGGGCACCGCCGAGCGCGTCACCTCGCTGGTCTCTCCCCGCTGACATGCCCGACACCGTCACCAGCCCCGCCGAGCTGGCCCAGCGCATCCGCCGCCTCGCCGAGCAGCGCGAGGTGGTCATCGTCGGCATCGCGGGCTACGGCGGCTCCGGCAAGTCGACGCTCGCGAGAGCCCTGCAGGCGCTGCTGCCCGACGCCGCGCGGGTGCGGGGCGACGACTTCCTCGACCCGCTCGGCAGCCGCGACCGCAGCGACGACTGGCTCGCCCTGCACCGCGACGAGCTCGCCGCGGTGCTTGAGGCGCTGCGTGCGGGGCGCCCGGCGGACTTCCTGCCGGTCGACTGGGCCACGGGCGGCCGGCAGCCAGCACGCGTCGCCTCGGTGGCCGCAGTCCAGCTCGTCGACGCCGTGGGGCTGCTGCACCCCGAGCTGCTGCCGCTGCTCGACCTCACGGTGTGGGTCGACGTGCCGCTCGAGACGGCGACGGTGCGGGGGATGCGTCGCGACCGCGAGGCGGGCGACGACCATGACGCGCTGTGGCGCGAGGTGTGGGCGCCGAACGAGCGAGCCTTCGACGCGCGGCACGCGCCGAGAGAGCGTGCGGACCTGCGCTACGCGCCGCCGGTGCCCGACTCGCCGTAGGCGCCGGCGGAGGGCTGCTCGCCGTACGGCCCCTGCCGTGGGTGCTGCCCGTACGGCTGCGGCTGCGCGTACGGACCCGACAGCGGCGGCTGCTGCGCGGTCTGCGACGACTGCTGCCCGTAGGGCCCCGACTGCGGCTGGTAGGCCGGCTGCCCATATGACTGCTGCCCATACGCGGGCTGCCCGTAGCCGAGCTGCGCTGCGTACTGCGCCCGGTATGCGGGGTCGTAGCGGATGCCCTCCGGCCGGCTGGGCAGGAAGCACATGATGAGCGGCACGATGCCGAAGCCCACGAGGCTGAGCAGCGCGAAGGCGCCGTGGAAGTTCGCGTCCTGCAGGCGACGCCACATGATGGCGTAGGTGGGCAGCAGGAGCGGCAGCGAGAGCAGCGTCACCAGCAGCGAGAGCAGCGTCACGCCGCCCAGGCCTGCAGTGGCAGCGGTGATGATCGCCAGCTCGTCCTGCGATGCCGCAGCGCCGAGCATGGCTGCGGCCATGCCGAACAGCGCGACGAACATCAGCACCATCGGGATGAGCAGGATGACCGTGCAGAACAGCTGCGCCCACCAGAACTCGCTGCGGCTCGCCCGCCCCTGGAAGACCACGTAGCCCTGGAAGAACCGCTTGACGGCAGTGCCGAACGACGTACCGGGCTGCGGCTGGCCGACGGGGACGGCGTTCGGGAGGCTCATGCTCTCATTGTCCCCCACGGCGAGCGGGTTCGAGTGCCGATCCGATGGGCACCTCTGCCCTGCCGCCAGTGCGTGACCCCACGACTTCCTACACTCATGATTGCGAAGCGCCGGCTTGCTGCGTCCTCTGCGTTGCTCGGCCGGGTGTCTGCTCGCGAGTGCTTGGAGGTACGGAAGTGACGCACAACGATGCGAAGCGCGCGCCGACGGACGATCAAGAGGCGCGGGAGAAGATCGCCGCCCTCTTGCGACGCCCGTGGTACGTCGTGGCGATCAGCGGCACGGTCGTGCTGGTGTCGATCGTGCTGCTGGTCCTGATGGGCAAGTTCGTCGCCGGACTGGTCATCGCGCTCGTGCCCGCCGCGTTGATCTTCGCGGTGTGCCTCGGGCAGGCGATCAGCTTCTCGCCGGCCGCAGTTGCCAGGCTGAAGAGTGCTGCGGAGCAGACCGGCGGCCGATTCACGCTGTGGAAGGCGGGCCCCGGCCCGTACACGGGCGTGCCCTTTGAACATGGCATCGGACACGATCGCTTCGGAGTCCTCGACTATGTCGAGCAGGGTCTTCCCGTCGAGGTCGGCCATCTGCTGACGACGGTGGACACCCACGGGAAGGGGCTGATGCCGAACGCGAAGCGAACCGCATTCGCCGCCATCCAGCTCCCCGAACGCATGGCGCACATGGTGCTCGACTTCGGGCGTCTCTCCCGGTTCCTCGGCGTGCGCATGGCGCCCGAGGCGTGGCATCGATCGCAACTCGTCGACGTGGGCGGTGGACGCCGGTTCCGACTCTTCGTCGCAGACGGCGAAGAGCAGCTCGCGCGCGCGTTCTTCACCCCCGAACTGGTGCATCTGCTGCAGCAGATCGGGCGTCGCTACGACGTCGAGATCAAGGATCGCTACCTCTATCTGTTCTCGACCAGATCATTGGGGTCCGGCTCCGATCGGCGTTGGCAGCAGCAGCGCACGCTCATCGAGGGTCTTGCGCGGTCTGTGGCAGATTCCCCGGTCTGGGATCTCCTGCGTCGCCGGAGCAAGCGGCGCAGTCCCGCCCGTGATGCATTGCGCAGGGACGACAAGCGCGTCGTCATCATCATCGTGTCCGTAGCCGTCGGCGCCTTCGTCGTGCTCTCGGCCATTGCCATCTACCTGTGGGATCAAGGGCTGCTGAAGGTGTAGCCCACGTGCTGCATCCGCACCGGGAGCCTGCAGGCGCGTCCGCTGGGTCGACTCCACATCGAGCTCGACGCATGAGCATCCGCCACGGCGCGGTCTCGATCGCCGAATCCACCCGGCGGAAGAGCCAGCGCTGGGCGGCTCGGCTCAGCCGCGCCCGGTGAAGCCCGGCTTCCGCTTCTGCTGGAAGGCCGCGAAGCCCTCTCGGAAGTCGGCCGTCTGGCTCAGCTCGACCTGCGCCGCGTTCTCGGCCTCGACCGATCGCCACAGCCCCTGGCGCTCGTCGCGCAGCCCGCGGATGATCTCCTTGGTCGCCAGGAACGCGAGCGTCGGCCCCTGCGCGGCATGCGCCGCAGCTGCCCTCGTCGCCGCGAGCACCTCGTCGTCGGGGAAGGCCTGCGAGAAGAGCCCGGCGGCGACGGCCTCGGCGCCCGACAGCAGCCGACCCGAGTAGACGAGGTCGAAGGTGCGGTGCGCGCCCAGCCGCTCGAAGAAGAGCGCGTGCCCGCCGGAGTCGAGCGTGGCGCCGAGCGCCGCGAAGGGGCTGCCGAGCTTGGCCGATTCGGCGACGTAGACCACGTCGGTCGCGATCAGCAGCCCGAGCCCGATGCCGAGGCAGGCGCCGTGCGCGACGGCGAAGGTGGGCGCGGGGAAGGCCGCCATCTGCTCGAGCAGCGGCTGCAGCGATCCGCGCATGAAGCCGGCCGCGTCGTCGGTGCGCGGGTCGACCTGCGCGATGTCGCGACCGGCGCAGAAGGCCTTCCCCTCCCCGCGCAGCACGAGCGCGCGCACGCCCGCCCGCTCGGCCGCCGTGTACGCATCCGAGATCTCCTGCAGGGCGGATGCGTCGACGGCGTTGCGCTTCTCGGGTGCGTTCAGCACGACCTCGGCGATGTCGTCGGTGATGGTGAGCTCGATCATGGGACTCCTTCGTCTCAACTCGGTCATGCGAGGTCTCGTGACGCGTGCCGGCTGCGCCGGCGCGCTCCTCGACCTTGAGTCTTCCGGACTCACCACGAGGGTGAGTCCTGCAGACTCAAACGTCGTAGTCGACGACGACCGTGTCGGTCTTCGGATGCGACTGGCAGGTGAGCACGTAGCCTCGCTCGATCTCGTCGGGCTCGAGGGCGTAGTTCTCGGTCATGTTCACGCTGCCCGAGACGACCTTGGCGCGGCAGGTGCCGCAGACGCCGCCCGCGCACGCGAAGGGCACGTCGGCGCGCACCCGCAGCGCGGCGTTGAGGATCGACTCCCGCGCCGAGATCGGGCTCTCGACCTGCGACGACTGCCCGTCGAGCGTGAAGTCGAGCGTCCAGGTGTCCTGGCCGGCCTCGACCTGCACGGGGCGGCCTCGATCGCCGCCGGCGTCGACAGGTCTGCCGGTCGTGAACAGCTCGAAGCGCACGTGCGCCGGGTCGACCCCTGCGCCGGTCAGCACCTCGCGGCACAGCTGCACGAGCTCGAACGGCCCGCACAGGAACCACTCGTCCACCGAGTCGGGGCGGATGAGCTCGGCCAGGATGCGCTCGAGGCGCTCCTGGTCGATGCGTCCAGACATGAGCGGCGCGGCGCGCTGCTCGCGAGAGAGC
The window above is part of the Agrococcus sp. ARC_14 genome. Proteins encoded here:
- a CDS encoding GNAT family N-acetyltransferase, whose amino-acid sequence is MHTVTKQSDRFQIDVDGEQAGLTQFVDTDQQKRVFFHTEVDDAFAGQGLAAELVREALDATRAEGLSIVAVCPYVRAYVKKHDDWADIVVPAGAAELAAIPR
- a CDS encoding FAD-dependent oxidoreductase, with protein sequence MSHRIAVVGAGVIGLSIAHELAAAGSDVTVLTDAEPLETTSAVAGAVWFPYAAEHSPAVDAMLGASLRRFRAVADDPDAGVDIRSGIIIERTPTPDRAWTAWAEASPADPSELPAGATGMRTRVPLATMSQYLPWLQAQCEALGARIERRVVDDVDALARDFDTAVVAAGARGGELLGDDDTVVPIRGQVVRVANPGFWEFRIDDDAPGGLAYVLPRRDCLVLGGTHEAGQTSLEPDPEIEAAIIERCTALVPAIAGQPILSRAVGLRPGRERLRIEEVPGRALRVIAAYGHGGSGMTLSWGTAERVTSLVSPR
- a CDS encoding phosphoglycerate transporter; this encodes MPDTVTSPAELAQRIRRLAEQREVVIVGIAGYGGSGKSTLARALQALLPDAARVRGDDFLDPLGSRDRSDDWLALHRDELAAVLEALRAGRPADFLPVDWATGGRQPARVASVAAVQLVDAVGLLHPELLPLLDLTVWVDVPLETATVRGMRRDREAGDDHDALWREVWAPNERAFDARHAPRERADLRYAPPVPDSP
- a CDS encoding DUF805 domain-containing protein — its product is MSLPNAVPVGQPQPGTSFGTAVKRFFQGYVVFQGRASRSEFWWAQLFCTVILLIPMVLMFVALFGMAAAMLGAAASQDELAIITAATAGLGGVTLLSLLVTLLSLPLLLPTYAIMWRRLQDANFHGAFALLSLVGFGIVPLIMCFLPSRPEGIRYDPAYRAQYAAQLGYGQPAYGQQSYGQPAYQPQSGPYGQQSSQTAQQPPLSGPYAQPQPYGQHPRQGPYGEQPSAGAYGESGTGGA
- a CDS encoding enoyl-CoA hydratase/isomerase family protein, with product MIELTITDDIAEVVLNAPEKRNAVDASALQEISDAYTAAERAGVRALVLRGEGKAFCAGRDIAQVDPRTDDAAGFMRGSLQPLLEQMAAFPAPTFAVAHGACLGIGLGLLIATDVVYVAESAKLGSPFAALGATLDSGGHALFFERLGAHRTFDLVYSGRLLSGAEAVAAGLFSQAFPDDEVLAATRAAAAHAAQGPTLAFLATKEIIRGLRDERQGLWRSVEAENAAQVELSQTADFREGFAAFQQKRKPGFTGRG